Proteins encoded within one genomic window of Erinaceus europaeus chromosome 13, mEriEur2.1, whole genome shotgun sequence:
- the SOD2 gene encoding superoxide dismutase [Mn], mitochondrial → MLCRAACSASRKLVPALGTPWTPAARQKHSLPDLPYDYGALEPHINAQIMQLHHSKHHATYVNNLNVTEEKYQEALAKGDVTAQVALQPALKFNGGGHINHSIFWTNLSPSGGGEPKGELLEAIKRDFGSFEKFKEKLTAVSVGVQGSGWGWLGFNKEQGRLQVAACPNQDPLQGTTGLVPLLGIDVWEHAYYLQYKNIRPDYLKAIWNVINWENVAERFQACRK, encoded by the exons ATGTTGTGCCGGGCGGCGTGCAG CGCGAGCCGGAAGCTGGTGCCGGCCCTGGGGACCCCCTGGACCCCCGCGGCCCGGCAGAAGCACAGCCTCCCTGACCTGCCTTATGACTACGGCGCCCTGGAGCCTCACATCAACGCGCAGATCATGCAGCTGCACCACAGCAAGCACCACGCCACCTATGTCAACAACCTCAACGTCACCGAGGAGAAGTACCAGGAGGCGTTGGCCAAGG GTGACGTGACCGCCCAGGTGGCTCTACAGCCTGCCCTGAAGTTCAACGGTGGAGGCCACATCAACCACTCCATCTTCTGGACCAACCTGAGCCCCAGCGGTGGCGGGGAGCCCAAAG GGGAGCTGCTGGAAGCCATCAAACGTGACTTTGGATCCTTCGAGAAGTTCAAGGAGAAGCTGACGGCCGTGTCTGTGGGTGTCCAGGGCTCCGGCTGGGGCTGGCTCGGCTTCAACAAGGAGCAGGGGCGCCTGCAGGTTGCCGCGTGTCCCAACCAGGACCCTCTGCAAGGGACGACAG GCCTCGTCCCGCTGCTGGGGATCGACGTGTGGGAGCACGCCTACTACCTGCAGTACAAGAACATCCGGCCTGACTACCTGAAGGCCATCTGGAACGTCATCAACTGGGAGAACGTTGCCGAGAGGTTCCAGGCCTGCAGGAAGTAG